From one Catenulispora sp. EB89 genomic stretch:
- a CDS encoding FHA domain-containing protein produces the protein MSAPGRLFAGLDPLEDEAPLGRPLLVDGARLWLDVPGTPATLIGSLALYVVSGPDAGGVHLLTPKDDGYGGELPIRIGRGADADIRVDDPDISRIHAELLVRHEHEYTRVYVRDLGSTNGMTLDGAQVGGAPVEMRPGSLLRMGESSIALSVEASGVPDLPVHPDGNGHVAVGRVGWGRGPADPPQVRIDLPPRPSDKGRPAQRRIAMDQYERERAEADRRIAGALTAEARIRREAAPDPATLLVSAVRPDARLWERRPGEPDFLRLRLGTGALPSSVTVVGGKAVQPRVPTVPVTVDLAQCGVVGLVGPRPELARLARYALAQVAGAHSPKYVEIVMVVPESGDHGGTTGEEHWRWTRWLPHLVPEDEQDCSRLLGLGPEQARARLGELVERIRQRTGRTPPPAPGVTSTPDSGRAVVLVVDPIRTLAGSPELNEVLAEGPVAGVFTICLAERAGDLPPQTGAMVTLGGEVNSRLRVDTPHAAPVEGAVADMVSVAWADRFARALAPLRDGTDTPTSPDEQTRIDRVSPASHLPEQVRLLELLGLDLLTPAKLSARWEAYPATPRIALGRVADGPLAAEPAHLLIGGDSRSGVSELVRAVVAGQAATNHPDTLDIALVSAGPGKPLAPCEDLPHVFEYVDASASGDEALARLVRRLEYELDQREWPPDEEPDPYGGGPAGLTGPAGPGGVAGPGGPTGPGGPSAPGVPGGPSMPSAFGGQPSGSALVPVGRGGGAPGRKAPPRMLLAVDNLTALAAEHPAFVETLAGLAERGRRFGLRIVLGASVIETAGYGAPGNATGERALLAALSAPVCLAADLRVAMQTSNPEALRLLLGAGAVTAAPGGPYLPGRAQAKLPSGAVVPFQAAGISVPMASSASPSHRPTVRIQDWHELGEPVRVVRARRDADSGPTDLSLLIGALKKAVE, from the coding sequence CGGGACGGCTGTTCGCCGGGCTGGATCCGCTGGAAGACGAAGCGCCGCTGGGCCGACCGTTACTCGTGGACGGCGCGCGCCTGTGGCTGGACGTACCGGGGACGCCGGCGACCCTCATCGGGAGTCTCGCGCTGTATGTGGTGTCCGGGCCGGACGCCGGAGGCGTGCACCTACTCACTCCTAAGGATGACGGATACGGAGGGGAACTCCCGATCCGGATCGGACGGGGAGCAGACGCCGACATCCGCGTGGATGATCCCGATATCTCCCGTATTCACGCAGAGCTGTTGGTACGCCACGAACATGAGTACACGCGTGTCTATGTGCGCGACCTCGGTTCTACCAACGGCATGACTCTGGACGGCGCGCAGGTAGGCGGCGCTCCTGTAGAGATGCGCCCGGGTTCTCTGTTGCGTATGGGCGAATCCTCTATAGCGCTGTCTGTAGAGGCCAGCGGTGTACCGGACCTGCCTGTGCACCCCGACGGCAACGGCCACGTGGCGGTCGGCCGTGTCGGCTGGGGCCGTGGTCCGGCCGATCCGCCCCAGGTGCGCATCGACCTTCCGCCGCGTCCGTCGGACAAGGGACGGCCCGCGCAGCGCCGTATCGCCATGGACCAGTACGAGCGGGAGCGCGCCGAGGCGGACCGCCGCATCGCCGGAGCTCTCACCGCCGAGGCGCGGATCCGGCGCGAGGCGGCGCCGGACCCGGCGACGCTCCTGGTGTCCGCGGTACGCCCCGACGCGCGCCTGTGGGAGCGCCGTCCCGGGGAGCCGGACTTCCTGCGGCTGCGGCTGGGCACCGGAGCGCTGCCCTCCAGCGTGACCGTCGTCGGCGGCAAGGCGGTCCAGCCGCGGGTGCCGACCGTGCCGGTGACGGTGGACCTCGCGCAGTGCGGGGTGGTCGGACTCGTGGGGCCACGCCCGGAGCTGGCGCGCCTGGCGCGCTATGCGCTCGCGCAGGTGGCCGGCGCGCACAGCCCGAAGTACGTCGAGATCGTGATGGTGGTCCCGGAGTCCGGCGACCACGGCGGCACCACCGGCGAGGAGCACTGGCGCTGGACGCGCTGGCTGCCGCACCTGGTGCCCGAGGACGAGCAGGACTGCTCGCGGCTGCTGGGCCTGGGCCCGGAGCAGGCGCGGGCCCGGCTCGGGGAGCTGGTCGAGCGGATCCGGCAGCGGACCGGCCGCACGCCTCCCCCGGCGCCCGGCGTGACCTCGACGCCCGACTCCGGCCGCGCGGTGGTGCTGGTCGTGGACCCGATCCGGACGCTGGCCGGGTCCCCGGAGCTCAACGAGGTGCTGGCCGAGGGGCCGGTGGCCGGGGTGTTCACCATCTGCCTGGCCGAGCGGGCCGGGGACCTGCCGCCGCAGACCGGTGCGATGGTCACACTGGGCGGCGAGGTGAACTCCCGGCTGCGCGTCGACACCCCGCACGCGGCGCCGGTCGAGGGCGCGGTGGCGGACATGGTGTCGGTGGCGTGGGCGGACCGCTTCGCGCGGGCCCTGGCGCCGCTGCGGGACGGCACCGACACCCCGACCTCTCCGGACGAGCAGACCCGCATCGACCGGGTCTCCCCCGCCTCGCACCTCCCGGAGCAGGTGCGCCTGCTGGAGCTGCTGGGCCTGGACCTGCTGACGCCGGCCAAGCTGTCCGCGCGTTGGGAGGCGTACCCGGCCACCCCGCGCATCGCGCTGGGCCGGGTCGCCGACGGCCCGCTGGCCGCCGAGCCCGCGCACCTGCTGATCGGCGGCGACTCGCGCTCGGGCGTGTCGGAGCTGGTGCGGGCGGTGGTGGCCGGGCAGGCCGCGACGAACCACCCGGACACCCTGGACATCGCGCTGGTCTCGGCGGGCCCCGGCAAGCCGCTGGCGCCGTGCGAGGACCTGCCGCACGTCTTCGAGTACGTCGACGCCTCCGCGTCCGGCGACGAGGCGCTGGCGCGGCTGGTGCGGCGGCTGGAGTACGAGCTCGACCAGCGGGAGTGGCCGCCGGACGAGGAGCCGGACCCTTATGGCGGCGGACCGGCCGGGCTGACGGGGCCGGCAGGGCCGGGTGGAGTGGCCGGGCCGGGTGGTCCGACCGGGCCGGGCGGTCCGAGCGCACCGGGAGTACCAGGCGGGCCGTCGATGCCGTCCGCGTTCGGCGGACAGCCGAGCGGCAGCGCGCTGGTACCGGTCGGCCGAGGCGGAGGCGCGCCGGGCCGCAAGGCCCCGCCGCGGATGCTGCTGGCCGTCGACAACCTGACCGCGCTGGCCGCCGAGCACCCGGCGTTCGTGGAGACGCTGGCCGGGCTGGCCGAGCGCGGACGGCGGTTCGGGCTGCGGATCGTACTCGGCGCGTCGGTCATCGAGACCGCCGGATACGGCGCCCCGGGCAACGCCACCGGCGAGCGCGCGTTGCTGGCCGCGCTCAGTGCCCCGGTGTGCCTGGCCGCCGACCTGCGGGTGGCGATGCAGACCTCGAACCCCGAGGCGCTGCGGCTGCTGCTGGGTGCCGGCGCGG